The genomic DNA CTGCGTGTTGCCGAAAAAATCGAGGGTCAGTGGGTGACCCACCAGTGGCTGAAGAAAGCGGTTCTGCTCTCTTTCCGTATTAACGATAATCAGGTTATCGATGGTGCGGAAAGCCGCTACTTCGATAAAGTGCCGATGAAATTCGCCGATTACGATCAGGCGCGTTTCCAGAAAGAAGGTTTCCGCGTCGTACCGCCAGCCGCGGTGCGTCAGGGGGCGTTCATCGCCCGCAACACCGTGCTGATGCCCTCTTACGTGAACATCGGCGCATACGTTGACGAAGGATCAATGGTCGATACCTGGGCGACTGTCGGCTCCTGCGCGCAGATTGGTAAAAACGTTCACCTCTCCGGTGGCGTTGGCATTGGCGGCGTTCTGGAACCGCTGCAGGCCAACCCGACCATCATCGAAGACAACTGCTTCATCGGCGCCCGTTCTGAAATCGTCGAAGGGGTAATCGTTGAAGAAGGCGCGGTGATCTCCATGGGCGTGTACATCGGCCAGAGCACCAAAATTTATGATCGTGAAACCGGTGAAGTGCATTACGGTCGCGTCCCGGCGGGCTCCGTGGTGGTTTCCGGCAACCTGCCGTCAAAAGACGGCAAATACAGCCTGTACTGTGCAGTCATTGTCAAAAAAGTCGACGCCAAAACGCGCGGCAAAGTCGGTATTAACGAGTTGCTACGCACCATCGATTAATATCGGGATTGAAAAGCGGGCGTGTCCCGCTTTTTTTACATGTTGCGCTGGCGGAAATGGATTTTTTCATTAATTATTCAATAGTTATATTGAAATTAGGGGTACCGCTATGTACGACAATCTGAAAAGTCTGGGCATTACCAATCCTGATGAAATCGATCGTTACAGCCTCCGGCAGGAAGCCAATAACGATATCCTGAAAATCTATTTCCAGAAGGATAAAGGCGAGTTTTTCGCTAAGAGCGTGAAATTCAAATATCCGCGCCAGCGAAAGACCGTCGTGGCGGATGGCGTGGGTCAGGGCTACAAAGAAGTGCAGGAAATCAGCCCGAATCTGCGCTATGTGATTGATGAACT from Trabulsiella odontotermitis includes the following:
- the dapD gene encoding 2,3,4,5-tetrahydropyridine-2,6-dicarboxylate N-succinyltransferase encodes the protein MQQLQNVIESAFERRAEITPANVDTVTREAVNQVISLLDSGALRVAEKIEGQWVTHQWLKKAVLLSFRINDNQVIDGAESRYFDKVPMKFADYDQARFQKEGFRVVPPAAVRQGAFIARNTVLMPSYVNIGAYVDEGSMVDTWATVGSCAQIGKNVHLSGGVGIGGVLEPLQANPTIIEDNCFIGARSEIVEGVIVEEGAVISMGVYIGQSTKIYDRETGEVHYGRVPAGSVVVSGNLPSKDGKYSLYCAVIVKKVDAKTRGKVGINELLRTID
- a CDS encoding DUF3461 family protein, which translates into the protein MYDNLKSLGITNPDEIDRYSLRQEANNDILKIYFQKDKGEFFAKSVKFKYPRQRKTVVADGVGQGYKEVQEISPNLRYVIDELDQICLRDRTEVDLKRKILDDLRHLESVVTNKINEIEADLEKLTRTK